Below is a window of Gossypium hirsutum isolate 1008001.06 chromosome A12, Gossypium_hirsutum_v2.1, whole genome shotgun sequence DNA.
CAGCCTTCGAGCGGGGTTATGGTTGTTAGGGTTGTGGTGGTTATGATCTCGGTAGTTCTTCTTCTTCGCCTTCGGCCAATTGTGATCCTTGCATTCTCTATTGTCATCGTACATCCTTCGGTTTAGGAATAGGTGGTTGGGAAGATGACCCAGCTTGGTAGAACAAAGATCTCGAAGGTGTTTGCATCATAAATGACGAATGAGCATAACTATGTTGAGTCCCATGCACCGATGGGATAACAAATGGACTCTTTGTCAGTGCCTAAAACATAAAAGGCCTATACATCGTCATCGACGTCATTAGAAAAGTAGATGGCACAGACGTGTAAAACATCGAGGATGGATGTCCAAAAGTTCAACCTGACATAGGACTAGAAGCAGAAAAATGTGGTGCAACATATGGTGCTTATGCGAAGATGATAAGGTTAGAATATGCACCGGTATAAGACAGTACATATTGAACGAAGGGTGGTGTGGGCATCGGTGCTGAGGCCATCAGTGCCAGTTCTTGTGTGGGCATTGATGATGGACCCACCTCGCTAGCCTTTAGATTTAAAGAGGGCTGTCGTGGCTTACTCGTATAGGGATGTTGATGCCTCGCCTCTTCCTTGTACAAATATGGCTTCCCATgaatcctaaaccatggcatgtattccggaTTGCATGCTAACTCTGGAATAATAATAGGTTTATGAGTAGGTAAAAAAATCATACCGACTATTCCACATATTGATATATTGGAAGTGGAATACCAACCAATTCTCATCTGGCCACCACAAGCTGATAGGATGCGGATCATCAAGGTCTTGAGGTGCCATGGGAATCGACTATTAGAATCTAAATTGTTACAACACTTTATCGGTCCCGTGCATCTTGACGGTAGCATACAGTACCAATGGGACCTTCACGTGCTAGGCGTTGAGATTCACAAAGAATTTCTCAGGGATTACTTATTGAATTGTCAGATCCTCGTATgatgtccattcaaactatattaacatgataaaaacattagttatatatatactagtaaatacaaaatcaactacgttatttgtatatatttcaaaattaaataaatacataccTCCGCTTTTGattgttggtctaatagaagtcaTATATCTTAAAGCTCAGTAGTTAATCTCACATGACTCGGTGTATGGTTCCACCTATTTAAATAACTTCTCAGcgtaataaatttaatttaaatcaatttaatcatgGTAATATCTACTGAATTTTACCCtgttacgagtgggaatgtatacaagtagtttgttcaagcacgtaaaaatgagaatcagaattgAGCCCATAATTGTAGTACTAAAAGGCAACCACCAATTTTGATTTTTCCTAGTTCTCCCGACACATCTTCCGATACAAGGTCGCCAACACAACGTACCTCCAACTAAGTTCGCTCATTCCTCTAAAATCAATGAGTTTCAGTAGTCACCTTAGATGGACGAGGTTTCGTGACTTATCCGGCATCAAGATATCCCCGATGATTTGAATGATGTATGCCCAAGTGTATCGTTCTCTTCGGACTTCAGTTGAATCCTTATCCAGCCCCATGGAATTTTTTTGTATCCAAGCCATTTCGATCCGACCTCTGTAAATCGTCTCCAGAGCCGCACCCAAAATACCACTTCATACATCTCCCCAATTAGCAGACTAAACAAACCCGATGACTACCGACCCGTCAACGGGTAACCCCAACTGTAAATGCACGTCCTctagagtgatagtacactcgcctcatagaagatggaatgtgtgcgtctcgggtctccccCTTTCCACCAACGCGCTTATGAGTTTCATGTCCAACTTACGTCCCTGACCTACAAGGGCCAGGTGCCAAAAACTGGcttccctcaagtatggttcgatCAACGGTGATAGAAGATCGGGTAGATTATGAATATGGCATTGTAAAATTCGATCTTCCGcctatttacataaaaaataaaaaaatattaagtcaaaatataacaatgaaataaaaaatcaaacaatattaaaatttattcttaccatttgcaattgattGATGAAGATATGCTTGTTATCAAGACGGATTAGAGATCTAGCCATTGTTAATTATATAGaacatgaaataattttaacaaaaaaatatttcttgaaaatattaataaaaaatagaatttagatagaaattaaattttagtaaaaaaaattaagagagaaTTTGAGAGATTTTTGAGAGAATGTTGTGAGAAATTAGTAGGGGGTTTAtagttctttcttttctttttttttaaatgttgggAGGGCAATGACCATTGAGGGGGCAATGACTATTTAAAATAGTCGTTAGAAGTAACCATTGAGGTGGGGAGAGAATGTGCTAAGCTGGACGCGTTTTTCATTAACGCTTCCTATTGAAAGCGTTTTACTAGTCAGACAGGAAAAGCGCTTCCAACTGAAagcctttttttgaattttccctAAGCGCTTTATCAAAAAAGATCCATTCctgaaatttttaaattcgatATATttccttaatttaaaaaaataatttttttttggtaatttagtccaaaaatgaAAAAACTTGCACTTTAATTCTCATTTTATCAATTGATTCTGTTTTTTATTCTCCAactttttcttcctttcttctttCCTATTTTCTCGACTTTAACGCAATCCACTTTCCCTCAAACCCGTTATTTTGAAGAATTGGTTGTACAAATGTCTTATTCACGTCTAATTTTAAAGCCCCTATGCTTCCTTTCCCTTTGATCTTTAATTCCGACGTCAAAATAAAGTTGCCGTTAATTTATCTTCCATCAATTTTGATAAGAAAGAGACAATTTCACTAAGAATGGGCTTAAGCAGCTAAATTATTGTACAGAGCGAAATTGACTGGGCATTTTAGGCTCCGTCTGTTTCATTCAAGAAAATCAACTCAGTCAAAAGATTTTATAAGTCTACGGAAAACCGGTGACTTTTTCTGTAAGGGGTTTTACATGCTTTTCTTCGTCCACGCCTCCTCTGCCATTCCCTCATTCTCTTCGGTAACTTTTTCTCCCCCCATCTTTgatatcttctttttcttttttccccctTCTTTTACCTAATTGCTTCCCAAATGTCTCTTCAGATTGCTTGGGACTTAGCTCAAATTTGGCGAATAAATTTGTGTCACGGCCCAAACCCTGGTTTGCTCTTTCCTCTTTTAACTTTCCAACATTTTTCATGTGTATGTTTGtggaatttattaatatatagaaATAGAGAAGTGAAAACTGAAAAGTTGGATTTAATCTATTTATGGCTTGCTGCTCTGCTTTAATATCTGTTGCTTGGCAGCTTAGTACTTAATTGGATAATGAATAATCTTCCATGATcccatgtattatatatattagtgaTAAACATGAGAATGCTTGCTAGTACTGCTAAACAAAGGGGAGATTGACATGAATGTCAAATGTTTGGCAATGAAAAGAGCAAAGATGTAGGATATGTCTACTTCAACTGCTTACTTTGTGGGATCTGAACATTTTCTTAGGTTCTTTGTGTGAATGGTGGAAAAGAAGTTACAGATATAGGTATGTCAACGGTAGAAAAGAAGTTACAAATATAGGTATTTTCTGAAGCTTATATTTCCTACTCGTTAAGATTATATAAATGTTGATATTTTAACTAGCGTCTGCACAAATGTTTGTCTATACAAAATTTATCTGTGTTGTGTAAGATTGAACATAATTTCTTCAGGAGTTGTTGTTCTGCTTTCCTTTTCTTATGAAACTATATTCTTTGACTTTAAGTTGATAGGGAAAGCTTCTTATTTGGGCAGGTGACTATACCGTTGCTGCCAATGTATATCAGAAAATCTTGGAAATATGGCATGCTTATGGATGTTACCAAAAATTGCAATAAAACTTTGCATTAGTTACTATAGCAGTTTGCCATCTTCTTCAAGCTTATCAATGTGAGCTTCACTTTGTTATACCTCTTTTCTTATTTTGTGCTTTGTATTAACAAAAATATAATGCATGAGGCAAAGGACCTAAGTATCTAGTGATTGAATTTGAAACTTGAGAACATAAGAAGATtgtcttttatatattttcaactAATGGCATGAGTTTGATGGTCTTTTTCGTTACGACTATGTAATTAGGTGcctaaattttaccatttttttgcctaaaaaatatataaagttgtAAATATATAAAGAGACACTTCTGGTTATGATGCTGAAAACCCCTTACATTGTTGTCATGGCTTGAAAAAAATGCAGGCTTTAAGAATGGGAATGCTATACGTTTTCAAACTTCTGGTGGTCAGGACCTCTACTGAAGAAGTAAATCTATCACGGGCAAGGGGAGCAGGGAAGTTAAGCTCATTACTAGTAGAGAAACCCTGCTAGAGACTTCTTGAAGAGGCTTTACCCTATGTTGTATATGGAAAAGAGATGGAATGCTAAGAAAAATATTTACGAACTACGTTGTTCGTATTCATTGGAGCCTAATGCTGATTATGGAGGATACTAAAAGTTTCCTCTTCAAAGCTCAAGAACACTAGAGTCAAAAGGAAGATAATTGAAAAGGCTATAGCTGCCGGAAGAGATGACAATACTTTCCTATGGCCTTGAGTCTCATAGTTTAATGTTTTCCTTTGCTTTTGTCTGTCTAATTGTAGGACTAATGACTTTgtttatataaaacaattttagaTATCCATGAacgaattaattattttagattgATTATGAAACAAAACTTctcaaattaatattatttccTGATTTATAATTAATACTTAAATATCTTTTTCAGCTCAGAAAACATtttcattgtaaaataatttcaagaaaaaaaaccaACTAATGAATAATGTTGTACACAAAAGCATTCAAACATCAAAAAAGATACCACtccaaaaaatcattcaattttccTGAAAAGCCTTACCGTTGATAGAAAggctatttaaaataataaaaattaagattgTTAATGAATACATTTAAATGTTGGAATAAATATAGACATGTACTAAGTGTTGTTTAATTACTGTATCTTGCCGACTAAAGAGTTAGCCAATTGGTAGCGATAgtcttttcataatttttgtgaaGTGAATATTTGCAAGATAATAATAATGTTCAAACATAGCAAAGAAGCTTGGAACTTGACAAGAACCCAAGGCTAGGCTAGGCTAGGCTAGGCCAGACatgaattttcttataacaaaaCCAAAGGGAGCATCACTATTCACTCCACTCGCTAtgttctaaattaaaaaaaagtttctaaaatcCTTGATCTGTTAGGATGCGAAGGCCGAAAGTCCTCCAGCCGCAAACAGGAGCTACCTCTAATTTCATTCAACACACTTTCTCCTTTCTCCGTTTTAATCATCCCCAAGGTGCTACCCATTACATCCCCGCCCAGCCCTATTTCCACTATCTGCCCTGCTTCCTCCCCACCCTCCAGTATTAACCGCCCTATCTCCTTCATACTTATCACATTTTCCACTACCATTTTCCCAAAAATACGTCCCAGAAATTCTGGAGCTTTTGGCGCATCGTTCACAGCATCCTCCAATGTACTCAGGACAGATTCAAACCTGAATATAACACAACATCAATATCATCACTTCAAAATGTTATTATAATCAATCATTACAGTAAGATGGTTTTATAGTCTTAAATGATCCTCTTACCCTTTAACAAGTTCAGCCTGGCTCAATACACCATCATGGGACCTTGTCAGGTTGACAAGTAGCTTTGCCAAAAGATCACGTTCCATGTCTTTTCTCTCAAAACAGTCCGTTACCCATAGTGCAATCATTGTTGGATGGAAGCTTGTAGAATTCAAATCTTTGATGCACAAAACAACTTCTTTCTCATCTCTAGCGCTGTTTCAATTATGACACAAAATTGCCAATTACTTCATAAAAGTAATCAGGTAACAACTACCGACAGCAAATATAGATATGCAGCATAACTCtttaaaatttaccatttaacacTCACTACTTGTATTTTAAATCAACCCATCAATATCATATTACTATCATACTCTGAGCAAAAGACCATTCTAAGGTCAAATTTATGCGTtcgcacatatatatacatcttcTTATGGGAAACAAGTCTAATATAACAAACTCTAAAATCAAATGAGCCAAGAGGATACCTGTAAAATTCTTTAATTGCCTCCATGGACATATTACGCAGGCGCTCCTCAGACCAGCCCTTTTCAGGAGGAATATTTTGACTGAAACCAGATGATTGGGCTTGTGTGGAAGGTGAAGCTGCAAGAGGTCTAACAAAGCTGCAATCCGGGGTCCTCGAGTCCCTATTACCAAAATTCATGCCCCGTTCCTGGGAACTCGGCTGCTCATAAGCAGCTGTTAGTGCAAACCTATCAGTTCCAAATCTGGGCATGAGATCCTCTCTAGGACCATAAGTCATTCGCTCTGATCCAGAACTAAAACCATTTGATCCAGCAGTTCTTGAATCTCCAGAAATTGGAGAAATATTAGCTAAGGGAGTACTGGACATTACAGGTGGTCCTCTAAAAGACATCCCTCTACCAAGGCCACCCTGGGGGCCCAAAGTAATAGAATCGTCACAAGTTGGTCTTTGAGGCAAGGGAACCGATAGAGTCCTAGACTCCAAAGACTGTCTGTCATCCATGCGAACATCCTGAGCCCCAAAACCATGGGGTTGACCCTGCAGCCCCCGGAAACTACCCATTTGAGAACCTGGAGAAGATAACATTGACCCTCGTGGACTAAAATCCATGGGTGCTCTTCTTGCAGTAGCATTGAAGCCAGGACCACGAGCAAGCCTACCGGATTGTGCTTGTCGCTCTTGAGCAGCATCTCTGTGCACTTCCTCAATCTTTTTAGGCCCTTCAACTTTCCTCCTCTGCTGCCATTTATTCTTTCTCAGATCAATAGCATCCTTCAACATGAACCTGATCCTAGAAGACAATTTCATATTGTTCGACAACTTCGCCATCCTCTCAAAATAAGCATCCATATGCACTTTTGCCTTAGGATGGTCAATCATTTCTCCAATCGTACTCATTAATTTGCACAATGCCTCAACATCTTCCTCATCAGGATTCTCATATTCACCAAGTAGTttcttgatgcattcatgcattatTCTCTCAGTTAACATTTTCTTCTTGTACAACTCCCCAATAAGTCTAATGTTACCTAACATTCGTCTTCGAGCCTTgattctcttctcctctctttccTCCTCAGACAGCTTAGCCTCACCCTCTTCCTCTATTTTATTTGCTTCTTCTTGCTCTCTCTCCCCTCTCTCAAATTCCTCCTGGCACTTGTTCAGCAGCAATCTCTTGAAagttatcttttcattgtttttgATAAAATCAGGCAACTCCCCAGCCAGACACTGGCAGAAGTTTGCATACATTTCACAAAAAGTAGGCTCCATCAAAGCTTTGTCAAAGATCTGTGAGATGACACCAGTGAGTGTAACTGCATTGTCAATGTTAACAGCTTTTACTTGCTCAAAGAGTTTCTCAAAATTTTGAGGAGTTAGCTTGTTCAAAATGGCCTTCAGCTGCCTTTGCTTGGCTTCTTCCTCATCAGTCACTTTACCCACTTGATACTTCCTTTCAGCTCTGTGCATTGTCTGCAATAGAGTCTGTGGAGAGGGAATTAAACCCTTCTGCTGATACATAACACCACGATGCCACCTGTCAGCATCAGGACCACTGTGTTGCATCCCTCCATGTGGACTCATATGCGGCATTGGTCCACCAGGGACCCCTCCGAGATATGGAAGAGGTGTTTGCGCCCATGGGTGCCTTAGAACACCAAAGTTACCTCCTTGGACAGGCCGAAAACCTGCAACAGCACCATAACCAAGATCAAGTCGCAGATCCCTTCCAGGGCCAAAAGAACCAGGTGGTCTAATCCATCTGTCATCATCAACAATTCCACTAGCACGGCGATCGAATCGAGATCCACTGGATTGCCTATCTAATTTTCTTCCAGGACTAGCGTATGAATCATGATCAACAGCATGAGATGCATTGACATTTGCAGCCATCAAGGCCACTGCAATATCAGAAGCAATATCAAATCCCTGTGGAAGATCAGTAAATTGTCCAGCAAACTTAAGAAGGAAATCTCGGGAATACTTCTTCGTTATATTCCCACTTCCATCTTCCTCATGACTTGGTACACCTCCATGAGCCTTTTCGTCAATGTCTGAAGTTTCTAAGTTCGGTGTAGATATGTCAGCAGCATCTTCCCAATCATCGAGTTCAGCTTTACTCTGTGTAATTTTCTCTCTTTCTATGGAATCCACCTGAAGGGCCTCATGAGATGTCTGCTTCAAATTCACACCAACAGAACTGGTTTCCGCACTTGCTGAAGGTGCGACAGTCTCTTTCTTTTCCTCGGGACCTTTATACGCCATATAGAGATCGGAAGTTGTCCCGGCAGCATCTGCTTTCTGAagaatttctcttcttttttgctTCCCACTAGTTATAGTACTCTTTGTCCTACTAAGTTGTGACGCTGGTTTGTCCTTTGAACTAGGTAACAGAACACCTTCCCCTTCATAATTTGAACTTGACTCTAAGAGATCAGGAGATGGGACAGATGCAGACTGCTGGTCCAATATGCCAGATTTAGTAACATGACTACCTTCGATATCAGTAGAGTCAGCAATTCTAGAGGTCGAGATATCCTTACTATCACTGACTTCCACATTTTCTACCTTGCCACTCAAATCTTCATTTAGTACCCTGTGCTCAGTTCCTTGGGTATGAACAACATTGTCGGTAGCTACTACCTTTGAAGCAGAGTCCTGATCAGATTTAAGCTCCGTAGATTTCAAGGGAACCGGTTGAGAAGAAATCTCAAGGCTAACGCTGTCTTTTAAGTGCTCTTCTGGTAAATGTTTTTCCTCTTCATCACTAATTCCACTAATTTCAGACCTTGGTAGTTCATCCAGCTTGGAAGAACCATCAAACTTAGCATGCTTGACAAGGTCAAAGCTATCAAGTTTACTGCCAGTACCAGAAACTTCAGAAGAAACAGAGTTTAAGCCTTCTATTTTGCTCTCTGTCTTCGGGTCTAAGGACGAAGGCAAAGCCTCATTAATGGTTGGAAATTCCCTGGTAGATTGTGACAAAACATCAGCAGCTGCTAATGATGTTAAAGCCTTTTTAGCCTCTAGAGCTTCAGTGACGGCACTTTCTGAGGAAAAACCATATTCTGCAGGGTTGGTACCCAAGTAGGATGTTGATGTAGACTGTACAGAAATGTGTcagataaagaaatgaaaactgtAACATAGTAAgtgcaacaaaaaaaaaaaagacaaggaAGATACCTGAACTGGTGGCTGAATTTGTCCTTCTTGTACTGGTTTCTTCTGATAATTTTTTATAGAGTTTGACCTACTCAATCCCTCCCTCTTCTTGCCTTCATTACTGGCAAAAACTGGCGTAGACTCCTTGGATGTGGAATCTGAAGCAGAAGATACACAACTAGATGGCTGGCTCTCATCCAAGTTAGTCGCTGGAACTCCACCAGATTGTTTAGCTGCAGCTGGTAATGACTCGGATGTTAAGGATTCATTACCAAGTTTTGGCTGTTGTACAGAGCTTTCCGGGAAAGTATCCAAATCCCTTTGAGCCTGAGACAAACTAACCTCACAAGCTGGCATAGAGTGTTTTAGCAACCCAGCCTTTTCAGTAGAAGGCAAGATACTTGAAAAAGAGGAATCTTCAAACTTCTCCCCAGCAGAAACAGTAGCTGGCTTAACTGTCACCTGTGTTGAACCTGAGGTAGCAAAGGATATAACATTTTGTGCATCACGTACAGTATCCACATTCACTGATTCTGAAGTGCCATGAGCATGATTGACAGATTTATTAACTGCCAATGAACCAGGGGCAGCCGCTGAATTCATGAAAGAAATGTTTTGATGACCCTGGCTAACAGGATAGTTAAATCTCGGTCCTTGGGCATTGGGTGCTATCTGGCTACTAGCCAATGGCAGTGAACTTGGTGGCGGATAATATACGGAATTGGTACTATAGGAATTGGAATAGTAATTGATTGAATGAGATGGTGCAAAGGAAGGAATTGGCTGGGATTGAGAAGGCATGTTAGGATGAGACCTTGGAACTGATGAACCACCATCTGCACGTATATCTGTTCGTTTATCAAGCCTTAATTCTTCATGAGTATCAGGGTGAGTAATCTTGACAGGAGTGGTTTTACGTGTAACACCAAACTTTCCACCTTGCTGTTGAGAATACTGAGGGGCAATGCCCATCCCCAAGTTGCCCAATTGTGGCGTAAGCTGGCCACCTATGGGTGGCGTGAAACTTAAGCCCCCACCCTGATGCGTCATCCCTTGAGGTGGCAATGGAAGAGCCTGAAGACCTGCAACAAAGACTTGCTGCTGCACCTGAGGTCCATTTCCCATAGCTAAGGGGATATGGATAGGCATTTGCATTGAACTAGCAGTAACACTTTGAGACTGAATTTGTGGATTAGGCCCGCCATATTGAATGGAAACCTGAGGCTGGTGATGAAATGGCATCTGCATAGATGTCATGGGTATATTAAGAGGAGACGGCTTCTGTGTCTGGTTCACAGGGGGTACAGCAGAGGGTTGTGCATCTTTTTTTATCTTGGGCACTGGATGAGCCTCCCCAAAACTAGATTGCTCAGTTGCAACTGAATCCTTTCTTGGTAGCTGCTGTTTAGGAATGGGAGTCGGCAAATTCGGAACAGATTTAAAAGAAGAATCATGGCGTGCCTGcagataaaaaatttcatttaaatataaGTTAATCCCTAAACGTCCAAAACAATATCAGTTAAAAGGCATCTAATGTATAAACATGAGAGACCAACAATTAACAtggtcccaaacaggtcttattCGTATTTTTCTTCAGTTCTATAGGATCTGTCTCTTAACATTCGAAAATGTAACCACAGTGAGCAGAAGGAAGAGATCTTTCAGTTTTATGCATCTTAACTTACATGTTTCTTCaaagtttaaaataaacaaagaatgaCAATCATTCAGTAGATTAAATGATCCAATAACCTCTTaactttaaaagtttttaaaaaggaaaaaaacaaaaacgtTATATTGTACAGTTTATGATAAGAGACAAACCTGATTACGTTTCTGTTCATCCAAATTTGGGGGTGCTGAGCTAGTTCTAGCTGGAATCTGATTCAAATGAGAACAAGACATATGCTGTTAGAAACAAGTTTTTGAATGGTAAAAGAAGGAATGCCAAGATGACAATAGTACGATACCTGCATTCCATTCATGAAACCAGGAGTTATGGACCCAAACTGTAAAGAGAATGCTTTGGATGGATCTTCTGGTGTTAATCCATCAGAAACAACAAAAACATGAAAGTAGTTGCATCAGCTTAAAGCTAACTAGAAACACTATCAAGTAAACAAACAGCCAATAGTATTACCTTACTAAAGCAAATTTGATCCTATAAGCTTAGTACACAAGCGCAATAAAAACATACCCTTTCCAGCGGTTGTAG
It encodes the following:
- the LOC107945584 gene encoding eukaryotic translation initiation factor 4G isoform X2, which produces MSFNQSRSDKSEQQYRKSGRSASFNQQRSSSGVYSKGAGGGPAPSRSPSSSSSSLSSNRSLKKSNNAQGGQYRLNSLAANSTESSNTSAARTKQNGAHLQPQLQGASDASIASNAAQPVQSPIIQNSTRAVSKAPTSQPPTIISDSGLPTTAGKDPSKAFSLQFGSITPGFMNGMQIPARTSSAPPNLDEQKRNQARHDSSFKSVPNLPTPIPKQQLPRKDSVATEQSSFGEAHPVPKIKKDAQPSAVPPVNQTQKPSPLNIPMTSMQMPFHHQPQVSIQYGGPNPQIQSQSVTASSMQMPIHIPLAMGNGPQVQQQVFVAGLQALPLPPQGMTHQGGGLSFTPPIGGQLTPQLGNLGMGIAPQYSQQQGGKFGVTRKTTPVKITHPDTHEELRLDKRTDIRADGGSSVPRSHPNMPSQSQPIPSFAPSHSINYYSNSYSTNSVYYPPPSSLPLASSQIAPNAQGPRFNYPVSQGHQNISFMNSAAAPGSLAVNKSVNHAHGTSESVNVDTVRDAQNVISFATSGSTQVTVKPATVSAGEKFEDSSFSSILPSTEKAGLLKHSMPACEVSLSQAQRDLDTFPESSVQQPKLGNESLTSESLPAAAKQSGGVPATNLDESQPSSCVSSASDSTSKESTPVFASNEGKKREGLSRSNSIKNYQKKPVQEGQIQPPVQSTSTSYLGTNPAEYGFSSESAVTEALEAKKALTSLAAADVLSQSTREFPTINEALPSSLDPKTESKIEGLNSVSSEVSGTGSKLDSFDLVKHAKFDGSSKLDELPRSEISGISDEEEKHLPEEHLKDSVSLEISSQPVPLKSTELKSDQDSASKVVATDNVVHTQGTEHRVLNEDLSGKVENVEVSDSKDISTSRIADSTDIEGSHVTKSGILDQQSASVPSPDLLESSSNYEGEGVLLPSSKDKPASQLSRTKSTITSGKQKRREILQKADAAGTTSDLYMAYKGPEEKKETVAPSASAETSSVGVNLKQTSHEALQVDSIEREKITQSKAELDDWEDAADISTPNLETSDIDEKAHGGVPSHEEDGSGNITKKYSRDFLLKFAGQFTDLPQGFDIASDIAVALMAANVNASHAVDHDSYASPGRKLDRQSSGSRFDRRASGIVDDDRWIRPPGSFGPGRDLRLDLGYGAVAGFRPVQGGNFGVLRHPWAQTPLPYLGGVPGGPMPHMSPHGGMQHSGPDADRWHRGVMYQQKGLIPSPQTLLQTMHRAERKYQVGKVTDEEEAKQRQLKAILNKLTPQNFEKLFEQVKAVNIDNAVTLTGVISQIFDKALMEPTFCEMYANFCQCLAGELPDFIKNNEKITFKRLLLNKCQEEFERGEREQEEANKIEEEGEAKLSEEEREEKRIKARRRMLGNIRLIGELYKKKMLTERIMHECIKKLLGEYENPDEEDVEALCKLMSTIGEMIDHPKAKVHMDAYFERMAKLSNNMKLSSRIRFMLKDAIDLRKNKWQQRRKVEGPKKIEEVHRDAAQERQAQSGRLARGPGFNATARRAPMDFSPRGSMLSSPGSQMGSFRGLQGQPHGFGAQDVRMDDRQSLESRTLSVPLPQRPTCDDSITLGPQGGLGRGMSFRGPPVMSSTPLANISPISGDSRTAGSNGFSSGSERMTYGPREDLMPRFGTDRFALTAAYEQPSSQERGMNFGNRDSRTPDCSFVRPLAASPSTQAQSSGFSQNIPPEKGWSEERLRNMSMEAIKEFYSARDEKEVVLCIKDLNSTSFHPTMIALWVTDCFERKDMERDLLAKLLVNLTRSHDGVLSQAELVKGFESVLSTLEDAVNDAPKAPEFLGRIFGKMVVENVISMKEIGRLILEGGEEAGQIVEIGLGGDVMGSTLGMIKTEKGESVLNEIRGSSCLRLEDFRPSHPNRSRILETFF
- the LOC107945584 gene encoding eukaryotic translation initiation factor 4G isoform X1: MSFNQSRSDKSEQQYRKSGRSASFNQQRSSSGVYSKGAGGGPAPSRSPSSSSSSLSSNRSLKKSNNAQGGQYRLNSLAANSTESSNTSAARTKQNGAHLQPQLQGASDASIASNAAQPVQSPIIQNSTRAVSKAPTSQPPTIISDSGLPTTAGKEDPSKAFSLQFGSITPGFMNGMQIPARTSSAPPNLDEQKRNQARHDSSFKSVPNLPTPIPKQQLPRKDSVATEQSSFGEAHPVPKIKKDAQPSAVPPVNQTQKPSPLNIPMTSMQMPFHHQPQVSIQYGGPNPQIQSQSVTASSMQMPIHIPLAMGNGPQVQQQVFVAGLQALPLPPQGMTHQGGGLSFTPPIGGQLTPQLGNLGMGIAPQYSQQQGGKFGVTRKTTPVKITHPDTHEELRLDKRTDIRADGGSSVPRSHPNMPSQSQPIPSFAPSHSINYYSNSYSTNSVYYPPPSSLPLASSQIAPNAQGPRFNYPVSQGHQNISFMNSAAAPGSLAVNKSVNHAHGTSESVNVDTVRDAQNVISFATSGSTQVTVKPATVSAGEKFEDSSFSSILPSTEKAGLLKHSMPACEVSLSQAQRDLDTFPESSVQQPKLGNESLTSESLPAAAKQSGGVPATNLDESQPSSCVSSASDSTSKESTPVFASNEGKKREGLSRSNSIKNYQKKPVQEGQIQPPVQSTSTSYLGTNPAEYGFSSESAVTEALEAKKALTSLAAADVLSQSTREFPTINEALPSSLDPKTESKIEGLNSVSSEVSGTGSKLDSFDLVKHAKFDGSSKLDELPRSEISGISDEEEKHLPEEHLKDSVSLEISSQPVPLKSTELKSDQDSASKVVATDNVVHTQGTEHRVLNEDLSGKVENVEVSDSKDISTSRIADSTDIEGSHVTKSGILDQQSASVPSPDLLESSSNYEGEGVLLPSSKDKPASQLSRTKSTITSGKQKRREILQKADAAGTTSDLYMAYKGPEEKKETVAPSASAETSSVGVNLKQTSHEALQVDSIEREKITQSKAELDDWEDAADISTPNLETSDIDEKAHGGVPSHEEDGSGNITKKYSRDFLLKFAGQFTDLPQGFDIASDIAVALMAANVNASHAVDHDSYASPGRKLDRQSSGSRFDRRASGIVDDDRWIRPPGSFGPGRDLRLDLGYGAVAGFRPVQGGNFGVLRHPWAQTPLPYLGGVPGGPMPHMSPHGGMQHSGPDADRWHRGVMYQQKGLIPSPQTLLQTMHRAERKYQVGKVTDEEEAKQRQLKAILNKLTPQNFEKLFEQVKAVNIDNAVTLTGVISQIFDKALMEPTFCEMYANFCQCLAGELPDFIKNNEKITFKRLLLNKCQEEFERGEREQEEANKIEEEGEAKLSEEEREEKRIKARRRMLGNIRLIGELYKKKMLTERIMHECIKKLLGEYENPDEEDVEALCKLMSTIGEMIDHPKAKVHMDAYFERMAKLSNNMKLSSRIRFMLKDAIDLRKNKWQQRRKVEGPKKIEEVHRDAAQERQAQSGRLARGPGFNATARRAPMDFSPRGSMLSSPGSQMGSFRGLQGQPHGFGAQDVRMDDRQSLESRTLSVPLPQRPTCDDSITLGPQGGLGRGMSFRGPPVMSSTPLANISPISGDSRTAGSNGFSSGSERMTYGPREDLMPRFGTDRFALTAAYEQPSSQERGMNFGNRDSRTPDCSFVRPLAASPSTQAQSSGFSQNIPPEKGWSEERLRNMSMEAIKEFYSARDEKEVVLCIKDLNSTSFHPTMIALWVTDCFERKDMERDLLAKLLVNLTRSHDGVLSQAELVKGFESVLSTLEDAVNDAPKAPEFLGRIFGKMVVENVISMKEIGRLILEGGEEAGQIVEIGLGGDVMGSTLGMIKTEKGESVLNEIRGSSCLRLEDFRPSHPNRSRILETFF